One Ruficoccus amylovorans DNA window includes the following coding sequences:
- a CDS encoding recombinase family protein, producing MKVTTKAKRKAYSYIRFSSKKQEQGDSLRRQTKAAQDFCERFNLELSTETYQDLGVSALRGKNAHAGNLRAFLRACQEGKIERGSVLIVENLDRLSRQQIVEATTLFLEIIEYVDIGVSQPPAKIYNKAELNESRFAIFEVQLAFVRANEESAVKSDRLRKVWAEKQRKAKDQILTSQCPAWMILSEEKERFILIEDRVKLIRELYSMCIEDGLGVYTITHMLNKRNEPVWGRGKAWQECYVQRLLTTKAVLGTYVQHKRDDRTGGRKTNGVEIENYYPVVIDEATFRRAQAALASRKGKGGRRGYGKDRTVNNLFTGLLTDAYTGCPVHFLNKGRWQYLSPSYCKLGKVGYYMAWEYADFERLFLVHALNEEYLELMHEADTWQASKIDKIRAEIDTLRAQLDNVSRAIAEVGPSESLKRQLVELESGLTERQQTLNHFLLSQCASDEEMFLFAFDEGLGTRLRSDAVLRNKCRAILERTFSKIEVFFEGDDEAYIANRALIQQGLNGKNAAHNRELVRSMKLQRFIRVHYRNGATLDLFDDNCLIEAEALR from the coding sequence ATGAAAGTAACAACGAAGGCGAAGCGGAAGGCCTACTCCTACATCCGCTTTTCCTCTAAAAAACAGGAGCAAGGCGACAGCCTGAGACGCCAGACGAAAGCCGCCCAAGACTTCTGTGAGCGGTTTAACTTGGAGTTGAGTACGGAGACGTACCAAGACCTTGGCGTGTCAGCCCTTCGCGGCAAAAACGCTCACGCCGGGAATCTGCGTGCCTTCTTGCGAGCCTGTCAGGAGGGTAAAATCGAGCGTGGAAGCGTCTTGATCGTGGAGAATCTGGACCGTTTGTCCCGGCAGCAAATCGTTGAGGCCACCACGCTGTTTTTGGAAATTATCGAGTATGTCGATATCGGGGTGTCTCAGCCCCCGGCAAAGATTTACAACAAGGCCGAACTCAACGAATCCCGCTTCGCCATTTTCGAGGTGCAGTTGGCCTTCGTCCGGGCCAACGAAGAAAGCGCCGTCAAGAGCGACCGCTTGCGCAAAGTCTGGGCCGAGAAGCAACGAAAAGCCAAAGATCAAATCCTGACCTCCCAGTGCCCGGCATGGATGATCCTCAGTGAGGAGAAGGAGCGCTTCATCCTCATCGAGGACCGGGTGAAACTCATCCGGGAGCTTTACTCGATGTGTATCGAGGACGGCCTTGGGGTCTATACCATCACCCATATGCTGAACAAGCGGAATGAGCCCGTGTGGGGGCGGGGCAAGGCTTGGCAGGAGTGCTACGTGCAACGCCTGCTCACCACCAAGGCCGTACTGGGTACCTACGTGCAGCATAAGCGAGATGACCGCACCGGAGGCCGCAAAACCAATGGCGTCGAAATCGAAAACTACTACCCGGTTGTCATCGACGAGGCAACCTTTCGCCGGGCACAGGCTGCTTTGGCCAGTCGCAAGGGGAAGGGTGGCAGGCGCGGCTACGGCAAAGATCGCACCGTCAACAACCTCTTTACCGGCTTACTGACCGACGCCTACACGGGCTGCCCGGTCCACTTCCTCAACAAGGGCAGATGGCAGTACCTTTCCCCCTCGTACTGCAAGCTTGGCAAAGTCGGCTACTATATGGCTTGGGAGTATGCCGACTTCGAGAGGCTGTTTCTTGTCCATGCCCTCAACGAGGAGTACCTTGAGCTCATGCACGAGGCCGACACATGGCAGGCGTCCAAGATCGATAAAATCAGGGCCGAGATCGACACCCTGAGAGCCCAGCTTGATAACGTTTCACGGGCCATTGCCGAGGTTGGCCCATCCGAATCCCTCAAACGGCAACTGGTCGAACTGGAGAGTGGCCTGACCGAACGCCAGCAGACCCTCAACCACTTTCTACTCAGTCAGTGTGCCAGCGACGAAGAGATGTTCCTGTTCGCCTTCGACGAAGGACTCGGTACTCGGCTACGCTCTGATGCCGTTCTGCGCAACAAGTGCCGGGCTATTCTTGAGCGAACATTCTCAAAAATAGAAGTCTTCTTCGAGGGCGACGATGAGGCTTATATTGCCAACCGTGCCCTCATCCAACAGGGCCTGAACGGCAAGAACGCCGCCCACAACCGCGAACTGGTCAGATCCATGAAACTCCAACGCTTCATCCGCGTCCACTACCGCAACGGGGCCACCCTCGACCTCTTCGACGACAACTGCCTCATCGAGGCTGAAGCTTTGCGGTAA
- a CDS encoding RHS repeat-associated core domain-containing protein — protein sequence MKSLLLSVLLCLLSANCFGYYMAQQGRWLSRDPIGEKGGKNLYAMVDNDAVNRLDYLGLFDKSIADNGIVTIKVKNCEIVILDGHGSKKTPHVFTFPEGTCAAGGFLGCYPGTTNDTIPEDNRVPGAPTDKEPRADIKGSKLWSERKKIIEGAEEKAKMICRDPKKCCENIIITVTDTVPNPAWYDIISTPPKEDVVFKYDCEKGKLNRVSGPSDYYNF from the coding sequence ATGAAATCTCTACTCCTGTCTGTTTTGTTGTGTCTACTCTCGGCCAATTGCTTTGGCTACTACATGGCCCAGCAGGGCCGATGGCTCTCCAGAGACCCCATCGGGGAAAAAGGCGGAAAAAATCTCTATGCCATGGTCGATAATGATGCGGTCAATCGGTTGGATTACTTGGGACTATTCGATAAGTCGATTGCTGATAACGGTATTGTTACGATTAAGGTTAAAAACTGTGAGATTGTCATCCTTGATGGACATGGCTCTAAAAAAACGCCCCATGTTTTTACATTTCCTGAGGGTACTTGTGCAGCAGGAGGATTCTTAGGATGCTACCCTGGAACAACTAATGACACAATTCCTGAAGATAATCGAGTTCCAGGTGCTCCAACCGACAAGGAACCTCGTGCTGATATAAAAGGATCGAAGCTGTGGAGTGAGCGAAAAAAGATAATTGAAGGCGCGGAGGAGAAGGCGAAAATGATTTGCAGGGATCCCAAGAAATGTTGTGAAAATATTATAATCACCGTAACCGATACGGTGCCAAATCCAGCTTGGTATGATATTATTTCAACGCCACCAAAAGAAGATGTCGTCTTCAAATATGATTGCGAAAAAGGTAAATTAAATCGAGTTTCAGGTCCATCAGACTATTATAACTTTTAA